A genomic segment from Aegilops tauschii subsp. strangulata cultivar AL8/78 chromosome 1, Aet v6.0, whole genome shotgun sequence encodes:
- the LOC109742668 gene encoding F-box/kelch-repeat protein At3g17530-like: MEERRKKEEQQAIEGVPNDLLQEILSRVPYQSLCRSKCVSAAWLAMCSDPAVRRRSPQTLSGFFGLSRSGSNCFVNVSGRGRPLVDPSFPFLHGFENVKILSCCGGILLCHGMRAEGVEYIVCNPATEEIWAVLPVPDTHETPRPRAYRAIC, encoded by the coding sequence ATggaggaaaggaggaagaaggaggagcAGCAGGCGATAGAGGGCGTCCCCAACGACCTCCTTCAAGAGATCCTGTCGCGGGTGCCGTACCAGTCTCTGTGCCGCTCAAAGTGCGTGTCGGCAGCGTGGCTCGCGATGTGTTCCGACCCCGCCGTCCGTCGGAGATCGCCGCAGACGCTCTCCGGTTTCTTCGGCCTCTCCCGCAGCGGCAGCAACTGTTTTGTCAACGTTTCCGGGAGAGGCCGGCCGCTGGTCGACCCTTCTTTTCCTTTCCTCCACGGCTTCGAAAACGTCAAGATCCTAAGCTGCTGCGGCGGCATCCTTCTATGCCATGGCATGCGAGCGGAGGGCGTGGAATACATTGTGTGTAACCCTGCGACCGAGGAGATCTGGGCCGTGCTGCCCGTGCCTGATACCCATGAGACACCACGTCCTCGTGCTTACCGCGCCATTTGCTAG
- the LOC141039206 gene encoding uncharacterized protein translates to MEVYSSDTGEWTSMSSPWGHKIVLYSLEPECFFLNSTLHSSAYDSRVETFDSEGNSINMVVTVDTSGDTWRTTRQPTKAKLNFFGHSQGRLHGMDIDNRNGCRISVWVLEDYASGQWTLKHTASVLELVGKPCRECDEYYTLVAIHPERNLIFLNGGVEPEQTLMSYDLDTQKLHVICTLEDYQRKNFRPYIPCFVEWPPSDAH, encoded by the coding sequence ATGGAGGTCTACTCGTCGGATACCGGAGAATGGACTTCCATGTCGAGCCCATGGGGTCACAAAATTGTGTTATATAGCTTGGAACCAGAATGCTTCTTCTTAAATAGCACTCTACATTCCAGTGCCTATGATTCTCGTGTGGAGACATTTGACTCGGAGGGTAATTCAATAAACATGGTAGTTACAGTGGACACAAGCGGGGATACTTGGAGGACAACTCGACAGCCGACCAAAGCTAAACTGAATTTCTTTGGGCACTCTCAAGGACGATTACATGGAATGGATATAGACAATCGTAATGGTTGCCGGATATCAGTTTGGGTTCTCGAGGACTATGCTAGTGGACAGTGGACCTTAAAGCACACTGCCAGTGTTCTGGAGTTGGTAGGAAAGCCTTGTCGTGAGTGCGATGAGTACTACACCTTGGTTGCAATCCATCCAGAACGTAACCTTATTTTCCTTAATGGCGGGGTGGAGCCGGAACAGACACTTATGTCGTATGATTTGGATACCCAGAAGTTGCATGTTATCTGCACTCTTGAAGATTACCAGAGGAAAAATTTCCGACCTTACATTCCCTGCTTTGTGGAATGGCCGCCATCAGATGCTCATTGA